One Chitinivorax sp. B genomic window carries:
- the rpsB gene encoding 30S ribosomal protein S2 has protein sequence MSVSMRQMLEAGVHFGHQTRYWNPKMAPFIFGHRNKIHIINLEKTLPMYEQAMSFIRKLTANKGNVLFVGTKRQAREIVKEEASRANAPYVDQRWLGGMLTNFKTVKQSVKRLHEMQAMLADPATNEKFTKKELLDMQREADKLECSLGGIKNMNGLPDALFVIDVGYQKGAITEAKKLGIPVIAVVDTNNSPEGVDYIIPGNDDSSRAIRLYARGVADAILEGRSNVAKEVAPSDEFVEVKSAEQAAE, from the coding sequence ATGTCCGTTAGCATGCGTCAAATGCTGGAGGCCGGTGTTCACTTCGGCCACCAAACCCGTTACTGGAATCCGAAAATGGCGCCGTTCATTTTTGGTCATCGTAACAAGATTCACATTATCAACCTGGAAAAAACCCTGCCGATGTATGAGCAGGCAATGAGCTTCATCCGCAAGCTGACTGCCAATAAGGGTAATGTTCTGTTTGTTGGTACCAAGCGCCAGGCGCGTGAAATTGTAAAAGAAGAAGCGTCTCGTGCAAATGCGCCTTATGTTGACCAGCGTTGGCTGGGCGGCATGTTGACCAACTTCAAGACGGTTAAGCAATCGGTTAAGCGCCTGCACGAAATGCAGGCAATGTTGGCTGATCCTGCAACCAACGAAAAGTTTACCAAGAAAGAGTTGCTGGACATGCAGCGGGAAGCTGACAAGTTAGAGTGCAGCTTGGGCGGTATCAAGAACATGAACGGGCTGCCGGACGCACTGTTCGTGATTGATGTTGGATATCAGAAAGGTGCCATTACCGAGGCGAAGAAATTGGGTATCCCGGTAATTGCTGTGGTTGATACCAACAACAGCCCTGAAGGTGTTGATTATATTATTCCTGGTAACGATGACTCCAGCCGTGCGATTCGTCTGTATGCACGCGGTGTGGCTGATGCCATTCTGGAAGGCCGGAGCAATGTCGCCAAAGAAGTCGCGCCCAGCGATGAATTTGTAGAAGTGAAATCGGCCGAACAAGCTGCCGAATAA
- the tsf gene encoding translation elongation factor Ts, with amino-acid sequence MAEITAKMVAELREATGLGMMECKKALVEAEGDIKKAEEILRIKSGAKAGKVAGRTAAEGAIAQCVSADGKIGALVEVNCETDFVAKDEGFVALTKAVAQAIAANDIADVEALASVKLASGETIEEARKALISKIGENITVRRFVRFQTADSLAVYLHGSKIGVMVEFAGGDEQLGKDVAMHIAASKPVCVSKDEVPADLLDKERTIYAAQAAESGKPADIIAKMVEGRITKYLAEVTLLGQPFVKNPDQTVEKLLAEKKASVKRFQMFVVGEGIEKKVVDFAAEVAAAAKV; translated from the coding sequence ATGGCTGAAATTACTGCAAAAATGGTAGCCGAATTGCGTGAGGCAACCGGCCTCGGCATGATGGAGTGCAAGAAGGCTCTGGTTGAAGCTGAAGGCGACATCAAGAAGGCAGAAGAAATCCTGCGCATCAAGAGTGGTGCCAAGGCTGGTAAGGTTGCGGGACGTACTGCTGCAGAAGGTGCAATTGCACAATGTGTTAGCGCCGATGGCAAGATCGGTGCATTGGTTGAAGTTAACTGTGAAACCGATTTTGTTGCGAAGGATGAAGGTTTCGTTGCTTTGACCAAAGCTGTTGCCCAGGCTATTGCAGCTAACGATATTGCCGATGTTGAGGCATTGGCAAGTGTGAAGTTGGCTTCGGGTGAAACCATCGAAGAAGCGCGTAAGGCGCTGATCTCGAAAATTGGTGAGAACATTACTGTACGTCGCTTTGTTCGTTTCCAGACTGCTGATTCGTTGGCGGTATACCTGCATGGTTCCAAAATTGGTGTCATGGTTGAGTTTGCTGGTGGCGACGAGCAACTGGGTAAAGATGTTGCTATGCATATCGCTGCTAGCAAGCCTGTCTGCGTATCGAAAGACGAGGTGCCGGCCGATTTGCTAGACAAAGAGCGTACTATCTACGCCGCACAAGCTGCTGAATCTGGCAAGCCCGCTGACATCATTGCAAAAATGGTAGAAGGCCGCATCACCAAATATTTGGCAGAAGTAACTTTGCTCGGTCAGCCGTTTGTTAAGAATCCCGATCAGACTGTTGAAAAACTGCTTGCAGAAAAGAAGGCTTCCGTCAAGCGCTTCCAAATGTTTGTCGTTGGCGAAGGCATTGAGAAGAAGGTAGTTGATTTCGCTGCTGAAGTTGCAGCTGCTGCTAAGGTATAA
- the pyrH gene encoding UMP kinase: MEKTPVFKRILLKLSGEALMGDDSYGINRATIERIVSEVKEVVDLGVQVAVVIGGGNIFRGVAPGAAGMDRATADYMGMLATVMNALALQDAFRHINVVSRVQSALNIEQVAEPYIRGKAMRYLEEGKVVIFAAGTGNPFFTTDTAAALRGMEMNVDIVLKATKVDGVYTDDPKKNPDAVRYQKITFDEAIHKNLKVMDATALTLCRDQKLSINVFSIFKTGGLKRVVLGDDEGTLVHC, from the coding sequence ATGGAAAAAACCCCTGTCTTTAAACGCATCCTGTTGAAACTGTCCGGTGAAGCCCTGATGGGTGATGACAGCTACGGCATCAATCGAGCAACGATTGAGCGCATCGTCTCGGAGGTCAAGGAAGTTGTTGATCTTGGTGTTCAGGTGGCGGTTGTGATCGGCGGGGGTAATATATTCCGTGGTGTCGCGCCTGGTGCGGCCGGAATGGATCGCGCCACGGCCGATTACATGGGTATGCTGGCCACGGTTATGAATGCCCTGGCACTACAGGATGCATTTCGACATATTAATGTCGTCAGTCGTGTTCAGTCAGCACTGAATATTGAGCAAGTGGCCGAGCCCTATATTCGCGGCAAGGCAATGCGGTATTTGGAAGAGGGCAAGGTGGTCATATTTGCTGCCGGCACCGGGAACCCCTTCTTTACGACGGATACTGCCGCTGCATTGCGTGGTATGGAAATGAATGTAGATATCGTGTTGAAAGCCACTAAGGTCGATGGTGTCTATACCGATGATCCGAAAAAGAATCCCGATGCGGTTCGTTATCAGAAGATTACTTTTGATGAAGCGATTCACAAGAATTTGAAAGTCATGGATGCAACGGCACTTACACTGTGTCGTGACCAGAAGTTGTCGATTAACGTATTTAGCATCTTCAAGACTGGCGGTTTAAAGCGTGTTGTTCTTGGGGATGACGAAGGCACGTTGGTGCATTGTTGA
- the frr gene encoding ribosome recycling factor: protein MIADIKKNAEQKMQKSIEALKHDLGKVRTGRAHTGLLDHITIDYYGAPTPINQLANMSLLDARTIGVTPFEKKLVSQIEKAIRDSDLGLNPSSMGDVVRVPMPALTEERRKDLIKVVRGEAEDARVAVRNVRRDANDQLKRALKDKAISEDDERRAQDDVQKLTDKYVAEVDKLLAAKEADLMAV, encoded by the coding sequence ATGATTGCCGATATCAAAAAAAATGCCGAACAAAAGATGCAGAAATCGATTGAGGCGCTAAAGCACGATTTGGGTAAAGTCCGTACTGGTCGTGCTCATACAGGTCTGTTGGATCACATTACCATCGACTATTATGGCGCGCCAACACCGATCAACCAGCTTGCAAACATGTCATTGCTGGATGCGCGTACCATTGGGGTCACCCCATTTGAGAAGAAATTGGTGTCACAAATTGAAAAAGCGATTCGTGACTCTGACTTGGGTCTCAATCCTTCCTCTATGGGTGACGTTGTACGTGTGCCAATGCCAGCGCTGACAGAAGAACGCCGCAAAGATCTGATCAAAGTAGTTCGTGGTGAGGCGGAAGATGCTCGTGTGGCAGTGCGTAATGTTCGTCGTGATGCGAATGATCAGCTCAAGCGAGCGTTGAAAGACAAGGCAATTTCGGAAGATGATGAACGCCGTGCACAGGATGATGTACAAAAACTGACCGACAAGTATGTCGCGGAAGTCGACAAGCTGCTGGCGGCCAAAGAAGCTGACCTGATGGCGGTGTAA
- a CDS encoding isoprenyl transferase, whose amino-acid sequence MSSFISSTSTVPEIAKVPRHIAMIMDGNGRWAKKRFLPRVAGHRKGLETVREMVRACIDLKVDYLTLFAFSSENWRRPADEVSFLMQLFIRAMQREVARMSDNNIRLKIVGRLDRFEPQLVELIEASQKYTENNTGLTLTIAADYGGRWDILQATNELIKSRGADVGVVSEEALAPFLAMAYAPEPDLFIRTGGEQRISNFLLWQLAYAELYFTDVLWPDFDTVALKQAIASYQSRERRFGRTSEQLVNA is encoded by the coding sequence GTGTCAAGTTTTATCAGCTCAACATCGACCGTCCCTGAGATAGCCAAGGTACCCCGACACATCGCCATGATTATGGATGGCAATGGGCGTTGGGCTAAAAAGCGTTTTTTGCCACGCGTAGCTGGGCATCGAAAAGGTCTGGAGACTGTGCGTGAAATGGTTCGGGCCTGCATCGACCTGAAGGTTGATTACCTGACCTTGTTCGCGTTTTCCAGTGAAAACTGGCGCCGCCCAGCCGATGAGGTTTCATTTCTGATGCAGTTGTTCATTCGTGCCATGCAGCGTGAAGTGGCGCGGATGTCTGATAATAATATCCGCCTCAAGATAGTTGGTCGCCTTGATCGTTTTGAGCCGCAACTGGTCGAGCTGATTGAGGCCTCACAAAAGTATACGGAAAATAATACTGGCCTGACACTGACTATCGCAGCGGATTATGGTGGTCGTTGGGATATCTTGCAGGCAACCAATGAATTGATCAAATCACGAGGTGCAGACGTCGGAGTGGTGTCAGAGGAAGCATTGGCCCCCTTTTTGGCGATGGCCTATGCACCTGAACCGGATTTGTTTATTAGAACGGGCGGCGAGCAGCGAATCAGTAATTTCCTGCTTTGGCAGCTAGCCTATGCTGAATTGTATTTCACTGATGTTTTGTGGCCGGATTTCGATACTGTGGCCTTGAAGCAAGCCATTGCCTCCTACCAGTCCCGCGAGCGGCGTTTTGGCCGCACCAGCGAACAACTTGTCAATGCTTAA
- a CDS encoding phosphatidate cytidylyltransferase, which yields MLKTRILTALVLLPIVLLAVFKLQGLAWAIFALLICALGSWEWARLCGWQSGRTTIFVCLTAVLGGLGCVALPQLAVIQLAMMIPILFFWCLIAPAWLHFKWPLARLKSAGIVGWLVLMGSWLAMVRWHEQTNGHWLLLAVLMIAWVADTSAYFAGKAFGKRKLAPSISPGKSWEGVMGAYIGVTLYGVILANTPIGPQFGGYAMIPAIWLLTALSVVGDLLESLFKRQAGLKDSSNLLPGHGGILDRIDSQLAVLPVSSALLILVSMLQ from the coding sequence ATGCTTAAAACCCGAATTCTGACCGCACTGGTGCTGTTGCCCATTGTCCTGCTTGCGGTATTCAAGCTGCAGGGCTTGGCATGGGCTATTTTCGCGTTGCTTATCTGTGCGTTAGGCAGTTGGGAGTGGGCTAGGCTGTGTGGTTGGCAAAGTGGTCGCACTACGATTTTTGTCTGCCTGACAGCAGTATTAGGTGGATTGGGCTGTGTGGCCTTGCCGCAATTAGCTGTAATACAGCTTGCCATGATGATCCCAATATTGTTTTTTTGGTGCTTGATAGCGCCTGCTTGGTTACATTTCAAGTGGCCCTTGGCCAGGTTGAAATCAGCCGGCATTGTTGGTTGGCTAGTGTTGATGGGTAGCTGGTTGGCGATGGTGCGGTGGCACGAGCAAACGAATGGACACTGGTTGCTGTTGGCAGTATTGATGATCGCGTGGGTTGCGGATACCTCGGCTTATTTTGCGGGTAAAGCATTTGGCAAGCGAAAGTTAGCGCCTTCGATCAGTCCAGGTAAGAGCTGGGAGGGTGTAATGGGCGCTTATATAGGTGTTACGCTTTACGGCGTGATATTGGCTAATACCCCGATTGGTCCACAATTTGGCGGTTATGCCATGATTCCGGCTATTTGGTTGTTGACGGCGCTTTCGGTCGTGGGGGATTTGCTGGAGTCGCTGTTCAAGCGTCAGGCCGGCTTGAAAGATAGCAGCAATTTGTTACCTGGGCACGGTGGCATATTGGATCGTATTGATAGTCAGCTTGCGGTATTGCCAGTGAGTAGTGCTTTGCTGATACTGGTATCGATGTTGCAATAG
- the ispC gene encoding 1-deoxy-D-xylulose-5-phosphate reductoisomerase, which produces MSVIQRLTVLGSTGTIGVNTLDVVARHPDRFEVTALTANSNVDRMVDQCLVFRPRYAAMLDESAALVLRERLAALDSSTEVLAGAAAQETLASLPEVDVVMAAIVGAAGLGPTMAAARAGKRILLANKETLVMAGRLFMDAVNAHRATLLPIDSEHNAIFQAMPSGYNGNLGTAGVDRILLTASGGPFRCTPASELVTVTPEQACAHPNWVMGRKISVDSATMMNKGLEVIEAHWLFNAPPERIEVVIHPQSVIHSLVSYVDGSVLAQLGNPDMRTPIAYALAYPERIGAGVAPLDLAAIATLQFERPDLTRFPCLKLAFDALHQGGTAAAILNAANEVAVAAFLDHALRFDCIAPVVEQVMQRVDCPDVSSIDDLLQIDTVARTLAKETVRQFA; this is translated from the coding sequence ATGTCTGTTATACAACGACTCACTGTGTTGGGTTCCACTGGAACGATTGGTGTCAATACACTGGATGTTGTCGCGCGGCATCCTGATCGGTTTGAAGTGACCGCGTTGACTGCCAATTCCAATGTGGATCGTATGGTTGATCAGTGTCTGGTCTTCAGACCTCGTTATGCAGCCATGCTGGATGAGTCCGCTGCCCTAGTATTGCGTGAGCGCTTGGCAGCATTGGACAGTTCAACGGAAGTACTGGCGGGTGCTGCGGCTCAGGAAACCTTGGCCTCGCTGCCGGAGGTCGATGTTGTAATGGCTGCAATTGTCGGCGCTGCGGGGCTTGGGCCAACAATGGCGGCTGCGCGTGCTGGCAAGCGGATTCTGTTGGCGAACAAAGAAACACTGGTCATGGCCGGCCGCTTGTTCATGGATGCAGTCAATGCACATCGGGCTACTTTGTTGCCAATTGATAGTGAGCACAATGCCATTTTTCAGGCTATGCCGTCAGGTTATAATGGCAACCTTGGTACAGCTGGTGTTGATCGAATCCTTCTCACGGCCTCTGGTGGTCCATTCCGATGTACACCAGCCAGTGAATTGGTGACCGTGACGCCAGAGCAGGCCTGTGCACATCCGAATTGGGTCATGGGGCGAAAGATATCGGTCGATTCTGCCACCATGATGAATAAGGGATTGGAAGTCATCGAAGCGCACTGGTTGTTTAATGCGCCGCCAGAGCGTATTGAGGTAGTGATTCATCCGCAGAGCGTGATTCATTCGCTTGTTTCATACGTGGATGGTTCAGTGTTGGCGCAATTGGGTAACCCTGATATGCGTACACCAATTGCCTATGCCTTGGCTTACCCGGAGCGAATTGGGGCTGGGGTTGCACCGCTTGATTTGGCAGCCATTGCAACCCTGCAATTCGAGCGTCCGGATCTTACTCGTTTTCCTTGCCTCAAACTGGCTTTTGATGCATTGCATCAAGGTGGGACTGCGGCAGCGATATTGAACGCTGCCAATGAAGTGGCGGTTGCTGCTTTTCTTGATCACGCCTTGCGGTTTGATTGCATTGCGCCAGTTGTCGAGCAGGTGATGCAACGAGTGGATTGCCCAGACGTATCATCCATTGACGATTTGTTACAAATTGATACAGTTGCGCGTACTTTGGCGAAAGAAACAGTGCGCCAGTTTGCTTGA
- the rseP gene encoding RIP metalloprotease RseP, with protein MQFLQTLLAFIVVLGILITFHEFGHYWVARKCGIKVLRFCIGFGKPIWSFRRGEDQTEWAIAAIPLGGYVKMLDEREGPVAAYELDRAFNRQPVLKRILVVAAGPVANLLLAVVLFWGLFMVGVPEFKPVLGDVPLNTPAASAGFKMGEEIVTINGESVETWQDVRLAVMNKAVDRAEVTFEVRTAQHGRVMRVLDFSSFGKTDLDKDVMQLVGLSLVRHTTVLGLIDPKGEAAKAGLKVGDRIVQMGDQQLKSWDQLVIRVRQSPAEPILVSFVRNGEVRQTTLVPVATLEKGVVVGKIGVAPEPDRQAMKTLFVEVSYGPVEAFSRALSKTGNNVVMSLRMFWKMLTGELSVKNLSGPVTIADYAGQAARMGLNTFIEFLAWVSISLGVLNLLPIPLLDGGHLMYYTAELIRGRPVSDSVVETGQRVGMALLLSMMLLAFYNDINRLFAG; from the coding sequence ATGCAATTTCTTCAAACCTTGCTGGCGTTTATCGTCGTGCTGGGTATCCTGATTACTTTTCACGAATTTGGCCATTACTGGGTTGCGCGAAAGTGCGGCATCAAGGTACTGCGTTTTTGCATTGGTTTTGGCAAACCTATTTGGTCATTCCGTCGCGGTGAAGATCAGACGGAGTGGGCGATTGCTGCCATCCCGCTGGGAGGGTACGTCAAGATGCTGGATGAGCGGGAGGGGCCCGTTGCTGCATATGAGCTCGATCGCGCCTTTAATCGTCAGCCTGTATTGAAGCGGATTCTGGTTGTCGCGGCGGGACCTGTCGCCAATTTATTGCTTGCGGTGGTGCTGTTCTGGGGCCTGTTCATGGTGGGCGTGCCTGAGTTCAAGCCGGTCTTGGGTGATGTTCCATTGAATACGCCCGCAGCCAGCGCGGGATTCAAGATGGGTGAGGAGATTGTCACCATCAACGGCGAGTCAGTCGAGACGTGGCAGGATGTCCGATTGGCGGTTATGAATAAGGCCGTGGATCGTGCAGAAGTGACATTTGAGGTACGTACCGCTCAGCATGGTCGAGTGATGCGCGTGCTGGATTTTTCCAGTTTTGGTAAGACTGATCTCGACAAGGATGTCATGCAGTTGGTCGGGTTGTCTCTGGTGCGTCATACCACGGTCTTAGGTTTGATTGACCCAAAGGGTGAGGCTGCAAAAGCAGGGCTTAAAGTGGGTGATCGTATCGTGCAGATGGGTGATCAGCAGCTTAAATCTTGGGATCAATTAGTGATACGAGTTCGCCAAAGTCCTGCGGAACCGATCTTGGTTTCATTTGTCCGAAACGGCGAGGTGCGACAGACCACATTGGTTCCTGTCGCCACGCTTGAGAAAGGTGTGGTGGTTGGCAAGATTGGTGTTGCCCCGGAGCCTGACCGTCAAGCCATGAAGACACTGTTTGTCGAAGTCAGCTATGGCCCCGTCGAAGCATTCAGTCGTGCATTAAGTAAAACTGGCAATAATGTTGTCATGAGCTTGCGGATGTTCTGGAAGATGCTGACGGGCGAGCTATCTGTCAAGAATCTCAGTGGGCCTGTCACCATAGCGGATTATGCTGGTCAGGCTGCGCGTATGGGCTTGAATACCTTCATTGAATTTTTGGCTTGGGTGAGTATCAGCCTGGGTGTCTTGAATTTGCTTCCCATTCCCTTATTGGACGGCGGGCATTTGATGTATTATACCGCCGAGCTTATCAGGGGCCGCCCGGTCTCGGACAGCGTAGTCGAAACTGGCCAGCGGGTTGGCATGGCACTATTGCTCAGTATGATGCTCCTCGCTTTTTATAACGACATCAACCGCTTGTTCGCGGGCTAA
- the bamA gene encoding outer membrane protein assembly factor BamA gives MRIKTLALAVAALFAGSAHAIEPFVIKEIRVEGVQRTEPGTVFNYLPVKVGDKLDDEKAAASIKALFATGFFQDVRLEADNDILIVDVDERPTIFQINIEGSKDFDKDQLKKALKDNGLAESRIFDRSLLDQAVQELKRQYFGRGKYSVEIKPTVTPLERNRVAINFDISEGVVATISQINVVGNQTFKESELLDLFSQSTGGWLSWFTKDNQYSKQKLSGDLENLRSFYLNRGYLEFNVDSTVVSISPDKKKIYITVNITEGRKYTVSDIRVGGDLLVSEEEVRKLIRIKPGDVFSREQVNESTTAISERLGNDGYAFANVNAVPELDREKQTVAFTFFLDPGRRVYVRNINITGNTKTRDEVVRREMRQIEGAWYNGAKIRRSKERVDLLGYFEDTNIETPQVPDSPDQVDVNVTVKEKPTGNVMAGVGYARGSGVTFQASISQSNIFGSGKYLALGFNTSKASKLYSLSYVDPYYTPDGVSRGFDLYYRKTDPNQLSLGQYNTAGAGGSMRFGLPLTEYDTLNFSVGIDRSELTLLSGASQRYVDFVNQFGSRYITLPLTASWVRDGRDSALYPTRGALHRIEALYAMPGGDLKYYTLSAQNQWFYPLSKTFTFMLNTEVGYADGYANKPLPFFKNLYAGGIGSVRGYANGTLGPKLCLTNETKETGCTGDPEGGNRKFLTNAEILFPIPGMKGDKSARLSVFADAGTVWAAGQKFSFGDMRYSAGIGLAWVSPVGPLKFSVAKPFNPKDNDKVERFQFQLGTLF, from the coding sequence ATGAGAATAAAGACCCTTGCGCTGGCTGTTGCCGCGCTTTTTGCCGGCAGTGCCCACGCTATCGAGCCTTTTGTCATCAAAGAAATCCGTGTCGAAGGGGTACAGCGTACCGAGCCTGGTACGGTATTCAATTATCTGCCGGTCAAGGTGGGTGACAAATTGGATGATGAGAAGGCCGCTGCTTCGATCAAAGCCCTGTTTGCAACAGGTTTTTTTCAAGATGTCAGATTAGAGGCTGATAACGATATATTGATCGTCGACGTCGACGAGCGACCTACCATATTCCAGATCAATATTGAGGGCTCCAAGGATTTCGACAAAGACCAGCTCAAAAAGGCATTGAAGGACAATGGCTTGGCTGAGTCTCGGATTTTCGACCGTTCCTTACTGGATCAGGCTGTTCAGGAGCTGAAGCGCCAATACTTTGGCCGAGGCAAGTATTCGGTGGAAATCAAACCTACGGTCACGCCACTGGAGCGTAATCGGGTCGCCATTAATTTTGACATCTCGGAAGGGGTGGTGGCCACCATCAGCCAAATCAACGTTGTTGGCAACCAGACCTTCAAGGAAAGTGAGCTGCTGGATTTGTTCTCGCAATCCACAGGTGGTTGGCTGTCTTGGTTTACCAAAGATAATCAGTATTCCAAACAGAAATTGTCGGGGGATTTGGAGAATCTGCGCAGCTTCTATCTGAACCGCGGGTATCTTGAATTCAATGTGGATTCTACGGTGGTGTCGATCAGCCCAGACAAGAAGAAAATCTATATTACCGTGAATATTACGGAAGGTCGCAAATATACCGTCAGTGACATACGGGTAGGAGGCGACCTACTGGTGTCGGAGGAAGAGGTTCGCAAACTGATTCGGATCAAGCCAGGTGATGTGTTCTCGCGCGAGCAGGTCAACGAGAGCACGACAGCTATTAGCGAACGGCTCGGCAACGATGGTTACGCATTTGCCAATGTCAATGCGGTGCCGGAGTTGGATCGCGAAAAACAGACCGTCGCATTTACCTTCTTTTTGGATCCAGGACGTCGGGTCTATGTGCGGAATATCAACATTACGGGTAATACCAAGACACGAGATGAAGTGGTTCGCCGCGAGATGCGCCAGATTGAAGGTGCATGGTACAACGGTGCAAAAATCCGTCGTTCGAAGGAGCGCGTTGACCTGCTTGGCTATTTCGAAGACACCAACATCGAGACCCCGCAGGTGCCAGATAGCCCAGATCAGGTTGATGTCAACGTCACCGTCAAGGAGAAACCTACCGGTAACGTCATGGCGGGTGTGGGCTATGCGCGAGGCTCTGGCGTGACCTTCCAGGCATCGATCTCACAGTCGAACATATTTGGTAGCGGTAAATACTTGGCATTGGGTTTCAATACCAGCAAAGCCAGTAAATTGTATTCGCTGTCTTATGTTGATCCCTATTACACGCCTGATGGTGTGAGTCGTGGCTTTGATCTGTATTACCGCAAAACAGATCCTAATCAGTTGTCTTTGGGGCAGTACAATACGGCAGGTGCTGGCGGTAGTATGCGTTTCGGTTTGCCGTTGACTGAATACGATACCTTGAATTTCAGTGTTGGTATTGATCGCAGCGAACTGACCCTGCTGTCAGGCGCTTCTCAGCGATATGTGGATTTCGTCAATCAGTTTGGTTCACGCTATATTACATTGCCACTGACTGCCAGCTGGGTACGAGATGGACGTGACAGTGCGCTGTACCCGACGCGTGGGGCATTGCATCGGATTGAAGCTTTGTATGCCATGCCGGGTGGCGACCTGAAGTATTACACGCTCAGTGCTCAGAATCAGTGGTTCTATCCATTGAGCAAGACCTTCACTTTCATGCTGAATACCGAAGTGGGGTACGCTGACGGTTACGCCAATAAACCGTTGCCATTCTTCAAGAATTTGTATGCCGGCGGTATCGGTTCGGTCCGGGGTTATGCCAATGGTACATTGGGCCCCAAGCTTTGCCTGACCAATGAAACGAAGGAAACCGGTTGTACCGGGGATCCAGAAGGTGGTAACCGTAAGTTCCTGACCAATGCCGAGATTTTGTTCCCGATCCCGGGGATGAAAGGTGACAAGTCGGCGCGGTTGAGCGTGTTCGCTGATGCGGGCACAGTTTGGGCGGCTGGGCAGAAGTTCTCGTTTGGCGATATGCGTTATTCCGCAGGTATTGGCTTGGCGTGGGTTTCACCGGTCGGGCCGCTCAAGTTCAGTGTGGCGAAGCCCTTCAATCCCAAGGATAATGACAAGGTCGAGCGCTTCCAATTCCAGCTTGGTACACTATTCTGA
- a CDS encoding OmpH family outer membrane protein — protein sequence MKLKKRVVLAGAVALLLTGWVAAETKIGFVNTERIFREAAPAQRAQKQLEKEFAPRVQELQDMAKKVRDMQSSLDKDGLTMKESDRRNKERDLENLNRDFQRKQREFREDQNMRSSQEMAAIQERANRVIQQIAENEKYDLILQEAVYMSPRIDITDKVLKALGDK from the coding sequence ATGAAATTGAAGAAACGTGTTGTGTTGGCCGGTGCGGTGGCCTTGTTGCTGACGGGGTGGGTTGCAGCAGAGACCAAGATCGGATTTGTGAACACCGAGCGTATTTTCCGCGAAGCAGCGCCAGCCCAGCGAGCCCAGAAACAACTTGAAAAAGAGTTTGCACCGCGCGTTCAGGAACTACAGGACATGGCCAAAAAGGTTCGGGATATGCAATCGTCACTGGACAAGGATGGCCTGACCATGAAGGAATCAGATCGACGCAACAAGGAGCGTGATCTAGAGAATCTGAATCGTGATTTTCAGCGTAAACAGCGCGAGTTCCGCGAAGATCAGAATATGCGATCCAGTCAGGAGATGGCGGCTATTCAGGAGCGTGCCAATCGAGTGATCCAGCAGATTGCAGAAAATGAAAAGTATGACCTGATCCTGCAGGAAGCGGTGTATATGAGTCCGCGTATTGATATTACCGATAAGGTATTGAAAGCATTGGGCGACAAGTAA